One part of the Betaproteobacteria bacterium genome encodes these proteins:
- a CDS encoding ATPase has translation LCDRLLLMGRLDEKHAFTGKDVAEVINELQQEFAPADLRINRGGGG, from the coding sequence CTGTGCGACCGCCTGCTGCTAATGGGCCGCCTGGACGAGAAACACGCGTTTACCGGCAAGGACGTGGCCGAAGTGATCAACGAGCTGCAGCAGGAATTCGCGCCCGCGGATCTGCGGATCAACCGGGGAGGGGGAGGTTGA